The following proteins are co-located in the Dietzia timorensis genome:
- the der gene encoding ribosome biogenesis GTPase Der produces MSDNEGGDVSAEDIFPVANSGDDVVYEDGDDWADDTDWDAVAAEYADDLGDEFDEAEVLPTVAIVGRPNVGKSTLVNRIIGRREAVVEDVPGVTRDRISYEGLWNGRRFMVQDTGGWEQDAKGLHRSIAQQAEIAMNTADVIVLVGDGTVGITSGDETVAKTLRRSATPVILAVNKVDSEKAELEAAEFWGLGLDEPFALSAAHGRGTGDLLDKIVATLPDRAKAADTAEGTPRRVALVGKPNVGKSSLLNKLVGEERSVVDNVAGTTVDPVDSLVELGGKVWRFVDTAGLRRKVNQAFGHEYYASLRTKGAIEAAEIVILMLDASEPVTEQDLRVISMAADAGRAVVIAFNKWDLVDEDRRYMLDKEIDREMSKILTWAHRVNISAQTGRAVQKLVPAMETSLDSWDKRIPTGVLNSWLKDVIAATPPPMRGGRLPRIRFATQATTRPPTFVLFSSGFIEAGYRRFLERKLRETFGFDGSPVRINVRVKERRQRK; encoded by the coding sequence CGTCTCCGCCGAGGACATTTTCCCGGTTGCGAACTCGGGCGACGATGTCGTCTACGAGGACGGCGACGATTGGGCCGATGACACCGACTGGGACGCCGTCGCGGCCGAATATGCCGACGACCTCGGCGACGAGTTCGACGAGGCCGAGGTGCTGCCGACCGTCGCGATAGTCGGACGCCCGAACGTGGGTAAGTCGACTCTGGTGAACCGCATTATCGGGCGCCGCGAAGCAGTGGTCGAGGACGTGCCGGGCGTGACCCGTGACCGCATCTCCTACGAGGGGCTGTGGAATGGGCGCCGATTCATGGTGCAGGACACAGGCGGCTGGGAGCAGGACGCGAAGGGGCTTCACCGTTCCATCGCACAGCAGGCCGAGATCGCGATGAATACCGCCGACGTCATCGTCCTCGTGGGTGACGGAACCGTCGGGATCACTTCCGGCGACGAGACGGTCGCCAAGACCCTGCGCCGCTCGGCGACGCCGGTGATTCTCGCGGTGAACAAGGTCGACTCGGAGAAGGCCGAACTCGAGGCCGCGGAGTTCTGGGGCCTTGGCCTCGACGAGCCGTTTGCGCTATCCGCCGCGCACGGCCGCGGCACGGGTGATCTGCTCGACAAGATCGTCGCGACGCTTCCGGACCGCGCCAAGGCCGCCGATACCGCAGAGGGCACGCCGCGCCGCGTGGCGCTTGTGGGAAAGCCCAACGTCGGTAAATCGAGTCTGCTCAACAAGCTGGTCGGGGAGGAGCGGTCTGTGGTCGACAACGTCGCCGGCACGACCGTCGATCCGGTCGACTCGCTTGTCGAGCTGGGCGGCAAGGTGTGGCGTTTCGTCGATACCGCCGGCCTGCGGCGAAAGGTCAACCAGGCCTTCGGGCACGAGTACTACGCCTCGCTGCGTACCAAGGGCGCGATTGAGGCGGCCGAAATCGTGATCCTCATGCTCGACGCTTCCGAACCTGTGACCGAGCAGGACCTGCGAGTGATCTCCATGGCCGCTGACGCCGGCCGGGCCGTGGTCATCGCGTTCAATAAGTGGGACCTCGTCGACGAGGACCGCCGCTACATGCTCGACAAGGAAATCGACCGTGAGATGAGCAAGATCCTCACGTGGGCGCATCGCGTGAACATCTCGGCGCAGACCGGGCGCGCGGTGCAGAAGCTCGTGCCCGCGATGGAGACCTCGCTCGATTCGTGGGACAAGCGCATCCCGACGGGTGTGCTCAATTCATGGCTCAAGGACGTTATCGCGGCGACCCCTCCGCCAATGCGGGGCGGGCGGCTGCCTCGAATCCGATTTGCGACGCAGGCGACAACGCGTCCGCCGACGTTCGTGCTGTTCTCCTCGGGCTTTATCGAGGCGGGCTACCGGCGATTCCTCGAGCGCAAGCTCCGCGAAACCTTCGGCTTCGACGGTTCGCCCGTGCGTATCAATGTGCGCGTGAAGGAACGCCGCCAGCGAAAGTAG